The Methyloferula stellata AR4 genome includes a window with the following:
- a CDS encoding SWIB/MDM2 domain-containing protein: MVSAPKKAPAKKAAPAKAAPKKAAVKAPVKKAAPKKAAAKKPATQSAFTKPLTPSKELAAVVGAAPLPRTEVVSKVWEYIKKHKLQNEANKREILADDKLQAVFGVPKVTMFEMNKHLAKHLK, translated from the coding sequence ATGGTAAGTGCACCCAAGAAAGCGCCGGCGAAAAAGGCCGCGCCCGCGAAGGCCGCCCCGAAAAAGGCTGCTGTGAAAGCTCCTGTCAAAAAGGCTGCGCCGAAAAAGGCCGCCGCCAAGAAGCCGGCAACCCAAAGCGCTTTCACAAAGCCTTTGACGCCGTCGAAGGAACTCGCCGCCGTTGTCGGCGCCGCTCCGCTGCCGCGCACGGAAGTCGTGAGCAAGGTGTGGGAATATATCAAGAAGCACAAGCTTCAGAACGAAGCTAACAAGCGCGAGATCTTGGCCGACGACAAGCTCCAGGCGGTGTTTGGCGTTCCCAAGGTGACCATGTTCGAAATGAACAAGCACCTCGCGAAACATTTGAAATAA
- a CDS encoding argininosuccinate synthase gives MPQQKQDVKRVVLAYSGGLDTSIILKWLQTNYGCEVVTFTADLGQGEELGPARDKALLLGIKPEHIFIEDLREEFVRDYVFPMFRANAEYEGLYLLGTSIARPLIAKKQIEIARQVGADAVAHGATGKGNDQVRFELSYYALEPEIKVIAPWREWEFASRTALLAFAEQNQIPIAKDKQGEAPFSVDANLLHASSEGKVLEDPALDVPDYVYSRTISPEDAPDKPTFIEIEFIKGDPVAIDGQVMSPATLLTALNQLGRDNGIGRLDLVENRFVGMKSRGMYETPGGTILLMAHRGIESITLDRGAAHLKDELMPRYAELIYNGFWFSPEREMLQALIDKSQTYVSGRVRLKLYKGGVYVVGRSSPLSLYDQDLVTFEEGAVAYDHKDAAGFIKLNALRLRTLAKRAKRAPG, from the coding sequence ATGCCGCAGCAAAAACAAGATGTGAAACGGGTTGTTCTCGCTTATTCCGGGGGGCTCGATACTTCGATCATCCTGAAATGGCTGCAGACCAATTATGGCTGCGAGGTCGTGACCTTCACCGCCGATCTCGGCCAGGGGGAGGAATTGGGGCCCGCGCGGGATAAGGCGCTGCTCCTCGGCATCAAGCCGGAACATATTTTCATCGAGGATCTCCGCGAGGAGTTCGTCCGCGATTACGTCTTCCCGATGTTTCGCGCCAATGCGGAATATGAAGGGCTGTATCTGCTCGGCACCTCGATCGCGCGGCCCTTGATCGCCAAGAAACAGATCGAAATCGCACGGCAGGTGGGGGCCGACGCGGTGGCGCATGGCGCGACCGGCAAGGGCAATGATCAGGTCCGGTTCGAGCTCTCCTATTATGCGCTCGAGCCGGAGATCAAGGTCATCGCGCCCTGGCGCGAATGGGAATTCGCCTCGCGCACGGCGCTTCTGGCTTTCGCCGAGCAAAATCAGATCCCGATCGCCAAGGACAAGCAGGGCGAAGCGCCGTTTTCGGTCGATGCCAATCTTCTGCATGCCTCCTCGGAGGGCAAAGTCCTCGAGGATCCGGCGCTGGACGTGCCGGATTATGTCTATTCCAGGACGATCTCGCCGGAGGACGCGCCGGACAAGCCGACCTTCATCGAGATCGAGTTCATCAAGGGCGATCCGGTCGCGATTGACGGCCAGGTCATGTCGCCTGCGACCTTGCTGACCGCGCTCAATCAGCTCGGCCGCGACAACGGCATCGGCCGGCTCGACCTCGTCGAAAACCGATTCGTGGGGATGAAATCACGCGGCATGTATGAGACCCCGGGGGGCACGATTCTCCTCATGGCCCACCGCGGAATCGAATCAATCACGCTCGACAGGGGCGCCGCGCACCTCAAAGACGAGCTGATGCCGCGCTACGCCGAACTTATCTACAATGGATTTTGGTTCTCCCCCGAGCGGGAGATGCTGCAGGCTTTGATCGACAAGAGCCAGACCTACGTCTCCGGCCGGGTGCGCCTCAAGCTCTATAAAGGCGGCGTTTACGTTGTCGGTCGCAGCAGCCCACTTTCCCTTTATGATCAAGACCTTGTGACCTTCGAAGAGGGCGCGGTCGCATATGATCATAAAGACGCCGCGGGCTTCATCAAGCTCAACGCTTTGCGGCTTCGGACCCTCGCCAAGCGGGCCAAGCGCGCGCCTGGTTAA
- a CDS encoding phosphatase PAP2 family protein, with the protein MNVIDSNNLERDFSEKPASTFSHPALAPGHFIGATPEMRVFRAFASLLPFLIYGGVILLYLAGLARVVPKHLTLSHRSVIFLSLSLALGPGLLVNEVFKAHFHRPRPVHVQSFGGASAFRPFYRADGDCVKNCSFPSGETAASFWTMAPAALAPPPLRGVALAAAILFGAATGASRMAVGAHFLSDVLFSGLAMGLTTIGVWYATRRRSLPHVTEAKTGLQEDPAPL; encoded by the coding sequence ATGAACGTGATCGATTCTAATAATTTAGAGCGGGATTTTAGCGAAAAACCGGCATCCACTTTTTCGCATCCCGCTCTAGCGCCCGGCCATTTCATCGGCGCGACGCCGGAAATGCGGGTTTTTCGCGCGTTCGCATCGCTTTTGCCCTTTCTGATCTATGGCGGCGTGATCCTGCTTTATCTCGCCGGCCTGGCGCGTGTGGTGCCAAAACACCTCACTTTAAGCCATCGCAGCGTGATTTTTCTCAGCCTGTCTCTGGCGCTTGGCCCCGGTCTCCTCGTCAACGAGGTCTTCAAGGCGCATTTTCACCGCCCGCGTCCGGTGCATGTGCAATCGTTCGGCGGCGCTTCGGCGTTCCGGCCGTTTTATCGGGCGGACGGCGACTGCGTGAAGAATTGCTCCTTCCCGTCGGGAGAAACGGCCGCTTCCTTTTGGACGATGGCGCCGGCGGCCCTGGCCCCGCCGCCGTTGCGCGGGGTTGCGCTGGCCGCCGCGATTCTGTTCGGCGCCGCGACTGGCGCTTCGCGCATGGCGGTCGGCGCGCATTTTTTATCCGACGTTCTTTTCAGCGGGCTTGCCATGGGGCTGACGACGATCGGGGTTTGGTATGCGACGCGGCGGCGCTCTTTACCTCATGTGACAGAAGCCAAGACAGGTTTGCAGGAGGACCCCGCGCCTTTATAG